TTCGTTACGAGTTTACGCTTGCACGTTAAGTAGAGCGTCCTGGCGGGCGCACCACAATTTTTCCGCGTTTTCGTACGATTTCGCGGAAAAAATGGGGCTGAGCTCGCTCACTCAGTGTACGTGATACGTAAACTTATGGGTTTCTGGCATGCGGTGACGTCATCCGGATCGTTCTGGAAGAACCCTGCAGGACAATAATGGCGGGTATGTATTTACCTCGACCGTGAGAATATAGACCTCGACTCGTGCGAACATTCATCGTTATACTAATGTGCTGCGACTCTCCAATTTCAGATTTGTATGCTAAATACAACTGCACCTATTGTCAAGAGGACATCACGGGTTTACGTGTAAGATGCGTCGAATGCCCGGATTTCGACCTCTGTTTGCAGGTGAGTCGAGTGAACGCCTGTTTCTCGGTCACGTGTCCGCGTCTCTTCCCCCCTCCTCGTTCTCCACCTCTTTCTCTAGCACGTCTTCGTCTATCCTTCCGGGTTTGCTGGATTTTGCGTGCCGAGATTCCTTTTTCATTCCCCACCCCtgccagtttttttttttgtcgacAAGTTATTCTGTAACTACTCTACTACTTCCACGCGACTTGAATGAAACTGCTGATCATATGGAAACACGTGCATACGTACAGTGACGAACAAAAGTATTGGCATAGCCATTGATTTCTTGTAAAATTGCTTGTAAATccagacaaaattaaattattcgtttaattttcttcagaAAATATTAGAGTAATGGTCGACatccttttttaatttttagttatattttgtaaacattatattggtatttttaacgtattagtaaaattgaagttatttatgaaaatagaaatgtgAAGGAAGtaaaacgttaatttttaCCAGAACAAAGATATATTTCTCAATAGAAATTGTTAACGATGACCAACATTACATGTTATAATAAGATGATTACtctttgatgtttccaagctACAACatagtatttgaaaaattatttacaattaaatattaactgaattactgttattatattaatttatgaaacagtctatgtaaattttacatgctttccatatttattgtatatactaTAAGTTTGTCATGATCTGTAAAAGGAGAGTATCACTGAACACTTGATGAGTCAGTTAGTATGGCATCAGGAGTCATATGTTTCTATGAGATAAAAGTAGTACAATGTACATTTCAAACTACTTTTATCAGAACAAAAGTACCAGTACAGATTTATagtaattctatttttttcctGATTTCTGCATAATTTTATGAGAATCCTCTGGCTGtatcaattttgtttgttagtGTACACTAATGTCATTGGCCCTGTACAAAACGTGATTcttatcaaaaaaatattttctaataaaggaaatattttagtattttcaaatgttgACAGTGTTTTTCTGCTGGTGCTGAAATTGGTCCACACAGAAATGATCACTCTTATCAGTTTATGGTGAgtaaataacataatatttgtaattttacgaaatagtctctttgataaaaagaataatcaaCCTTTGGGTTTACAGGATTCTGGTACCATTAGTATATTTAATGGTAGAGGAAATTGGACTGCTAGAGAACAACTTAGACTCTTGGATGCCATTGAACAATTTGGTTATGGTAACTGGGAAGATATTAGCAAACATATTGAAACACGTACGCCAGAAGGTATAACTTcgtaaattctttattctttcaaTTAGAATTGGatgattttattgtaaaattatatacatgaTTTATTTCCTGCTTACAGAAGCAAAAGAAGAATACATTGCCAGATACCTTGATGGCAATATCGGTAAACATACATGGCCACCAACAGACAGCTACAAACCAAATCTTACGGATCAAACTAAGTCGGATCATGGACCTCTATCGCCAGATCTCACATCTCGGTTACCACCGCTGGATATTACGCCAGAGGAAGCCGCACAACTGGGTTATATGCCGCAACGAGATGATTTTGAAAGAGTAAgttggaataaatattcttcatgCATATCATTAGCCTATCGGCTTTAGACAATCcaatcttatatttttttaaatgacagGATTACAACCATGAAGCAGAGTCGCTCGTGTCTTCGTTATTCCTGAATCCAGCAGAGGATGATGACTTAGACATAGCTCTTAAACTTGCACAGGTTGATATGTATACCAACAATTTAAGGGAGAGAGCGCGACGAAAAAGAGTAGTGCGTGATTATCAACTAGTGTCAGCATTCTTTGCATCATCCAGGAAAGACAAGACATTGAAGAGGAAGCAAACAAAGGAGGAAAGGTATGCTGTAATGTTATTTACagaaggaattattttactttcttacAGTATACTAATAAAAACTTGTATTGTTTGCAGAGAATTTAGGGATAGAATGCGAGCATTTGCACAGTTTTACACAGCACAGGAGTACGAGCAGTTTTTAACGAACCtcgagagggaaagagagctGCGGTTACGTCTTACTGAATTATATCGTTATCGGGAACATGGCATTTCAAGGCATGAAGAATGCGCTCACTTTGAGCAAGTGATAGCTCAAACTCAGGGACAAAATGACGCTGCTGATCATtggaacgaaaaaaaatctGTAAGTATTCACTTCCATTCGTCTACTAATTTTGTCTACAACGCAATGgcaattggaatttttttttgaaatatatgtcATACATCATTTCATAATAGTAGATACAACTACTCGAATTTGGAAATGCTTTAGAAATTTGCATTCGTAAAAGCTAGTAAGGCTCTTagattgttattatttttaaagatatttatctttgtaattaggcagctacaatattaaaaatatcttgtGCAAAAGTGGAAATTGATAAGTAATACTTCTATGATGTTAAGATATAAATACAGTAAAACCTCGATTTAACCGACAGAATTCGATGATCCTATGCCAGTACATTCCCAAATTACATATATCAGTTGGTTTACCTTTAtgctattttaaaaatgggtGGATaatttcttaaccctttcagtaCGGTAGTCCACTCCGCCAGAGTACCGCTATTGAACGGAAGCGTAAGGATTGTGTCACCTTAACCTACCACCTCCTCTGAAAGTGATGTCATTATCTTGccaatatatattcaaataatattaatgatacatattacaaaaaaaatgtgtgaatgatttatttttatatatatttgtatgccTAACAAGTGCAAAAGTTTAATGCATTTAATAAGATTTGGCCTCATACTTTTGATTGGTAGTGCAactaaatgtataattttgattgttAAAACGAATTGTATTATCCTTAAGTAGTAAATTTGCAATGCAAATGACTTATGATTTCGTTCGACATCTCTTCCGTCTAGTCAATCCACTAAATCGAGgtttttctgtaataatatttaaattttgtagtgtgtgtttattttttgcaatCACTACGTTTTGCTCCTTAATTTGTACATTggccatttttttttgcaatttttaatattcttcagAGATTTACGTACATGGCGCAGCACTTAAAACAGGTTATCTTAATAACTGATTTGATTCGATAATAGACAAAAATTCTCCAAAcagttgtttgtttttaaaagaaatgagTTATTTGAGTAACTTGTCTTAAATGTTTCGCCCTATACAACGAGCATCGGTCACCGATGCTTGTATTCTATTTTTGATGAGTTTCATTGcaaatgcgaaataaaatttgataataacaataacgcaatatatttgtattgtcGAGCAAGAATTGGTTTCTTGGACCAGTGCCTTATTAGTTATACCGTATGCACTAGCTTTTACTTGTCCATTAACTAATTCCATTGTTTGTGGTGCGTGTTGCCAGGCATTTGTGAACAGATTGTATCAGTTTGCATTTCACTTAGGGCAGCAGTGGGCCGTCCACACCAATACACCGCCACACCTCAAAAAAAAGGTACAagagtattttaaaaattaaatgcattAATCTTTTCATTTCGCAGAGatagtgagagagagagagtgcgagagagagagagagagagagagagagagagagagagagagagagagNNNNNNNNNNagagagagagagagagagagagagagagagagagagagagagagagaatcaGATAATCACTAATCGATACTACGATCCAGACGATTTAGAcggtaaaatatttcgtttctacTTTtcagagaagaagaaaaaagttactCTTCAATCGACCGAAAGTACACTGCAAAAGACTTGCCCAGCAGCAGCTCCTCAATCAGTCAAACCAATCCCAATCGGACGACGACTCCAGCCAATCAGTGGGCGGAGCCGGATAACAATCTGAATTCTTCCAGCCAACATTCTACCAGCTCCAGTTCTACCGTAGAAAAGAATTGTACTGCGACAACTTCCGGAAAATCTTGTTCAGCAGCAGGAGACTTAGGGGACCGAGACATAGAATTGGAAACTGCGGCTCATTTGTTAACAAAGCAAGAAAAATCCTTGTGTCTCCAACTTGATCTGAAGCCAACGCAGTATTTAACGCAAAAAACATTGTTGTTGCAAGTAAGTTTTTTTCGTGAATAgcgttttatatttcattgtttacaGAAGGGTGATTCAAAAAGTATTGAATGTATCGGAATTCTTAAATTTccgcaaacaaatttttacgtTTCAGAGTTTTTGGCTTCTAGCAGTTCTTTTAACAAAAGTTATCCTCGCTTTGTCTCTGTGATCAGGTACTTTAGGAACATGATCTTCATTTTTTCAGGATTGATTCGCTTCCTATTCTTACATATTCCTACCTTTTTTAATCAGTGTCATCCAATATCAATATCTACACATCCTCAAGTGAAGAATCATTTCTTAGCACCTACCTATGAGTGTCCGTGATTTATGTGAAGACTGCATTTGGAAAGTGTTCAATCCTTTTTGAATCGTTCTGGATTGTTCTTATTTCTTCGCGCGTAGTCTCTATACGCGTAAATTATGTGGTTACAGGAGTATCTAAATGGTAATAGGAGATCTGGCGTTGTACCTCAGTCGGAACCAGAGAGTAAAATACTACATTATCTGGTAGCAAATGGCTGGATCGCGGCCAActgataaaatatgtaaaaaattaatgaccATTTCAACTCTAAGTCACCTTCTATCTTGCAAACTAAGTCTtagatataattgaaattcgagTCTGATTTAATTAACATATAGAGCAGGTAGAGAGAGAATGTGCGTGCGTGTATAATTTAACATGTATAGATTATCGATTCTTTATTGCAATT
The sequence above is drawn from the Hylaeus volcanicus isolate JK05 chromosome 2, UHH_iyHylVolc1.0_haploid, whole genome shotgun sequence genome and encodes:
- the LOC128872205 gene encoding transcriptional adapter 2B isoform X2 — its product is MADLYAKYNCTYCQEDITGLRVRCVECPDFDLCLQCFSAGAEIGPHRNDHSYQFMDSGTISIFNGRGNWTAREQLRLLDAIEQFGYGNWEDISKHIETRTPEEAKEEYIARYLDGNIGKHTWPPTDSYKPNLTDQTKSDHGPLSPDLTSRLPPLDITPEEAAQLGYMPQRDDFERDYNHEAESLVSSLFLNPAEDDDLDIALKLAQVDMYTNNLRERARRKRVVRDYQLVSAFFASSRKDKTLKRKQTKEEREFRDRMRAFAQFYTAQEYEQFLTNLERERELRLRLTELYRYREHGISRHEECAHFEQVIAQTQGQNDAADHWNEKKSAFVNRLYQFAFHLGQQWAVHTNTPPHLKKKRRRKKLLFNRPKVHCKRLAQQQLLNQSNQSQSDDDSSQSVGGAG
- the LOC128872205 gene encoding transcriptional adapter 2B isoform X1; the protein is MADLYAKYNCTYCQEDITGLRVRCVECPDFDLCLQCFSAGAEIGPHRNDHSYQFMDSGTISIFNGRGNWTAREQLRLLDAIEQFGYGNWEDISKHIETRTPEEAKEEYIARYLDGNIGKHTWPPTDSYKPNLTDQTKSDHGPLSPDLTSRLPPLDITPEEAAQLGYMPQRDDFERDYNHEAESLVSSLFLNPAEDDDLDIALKLAQVDMYTNNLRERARRKRVVRDYQLVSAFFASSRKDKTLKRKQTKEEREFRDRMRAFAQFYTAQEYEQFLTNLERERELRLRLTELYRYREHGISRHEECAHFEQVIAQTQGQNDAADHWNEKKSGSSGPSTPIHRHTSKKREEEKSYSSIDRKYTAKDLPSSSSSISQTNPNRTTTPANQWAEPDNNLNSSSQHSTSSSSTVEKNCTATTSGKSCSAAGDLGDRDIELETAAHLLTKQEKSLCLQLDLKPTQYLTQKTLLLQEYLNGNRRSGVVPQSEPESKILHYLVANGWIAAN